From Drosophila gunungcola strain Sukarami chromosome X unlocalized genomic scaffold, Dgunungcola_SK_2 000038F, whole genome shotgun sequence, a single genomic window includes:
- the LOC128260739 gene encoding uncharacterized protein LOC128260739, with translation MLMSKWKAKDLEEIAVSVTLAHMAQVDSKLARLICTTNVKTRNELQQQLQAHSFMKRSIEDDATGSDRKKFQSPSLVKCNYCGKVGHKYAECRARLQQGKSKGKTYSGTNTTGVKDRSGVKCFKCGEIGHFASACPKVRSGGCERIFEKRVDICAVAPPSGTIKASGESVPFCFDSGAECSLVKESVAHKFKGKRVNNVVKLNGISNDAIYSTQQVLCNINIEQYCFEILLHVILDKYLKYDVLVGREILSQGFGVMIDADKFQIYKTKMIDKVITRIL, from the coding sequence ATGCTTATGTCTAAATGGAAAGCCAAGGATTTAGAAGAAATAGCTGTGTCTGTAACTTTGGCTCACATGGCTCAAGTTGACAGCAAGTTGGCGCGCTTGATTTGTACCACCAATGTAAAAACTCGCAATGAGCTACAACAACAGTTGCAGGCACACTCCTTCATGAAGCGTAGCATAGAAGACGATGCAACTGGCTCGGATCGCAAAAAGTTCCAATCTCCGTCCCTGGTGAAATGCAACTACTGCGGAAAGGTTGGGCATAAATATGCCGAATGTCGGGCACGTTTGCAGCAGGGTAAGAGTAAAGGCAAAACCTACAGCGGCACAAATACGACGGGTGTGAAAGATCGATCTGGTGTCAAATGCTTCAAATGTGGCGAAATTGGGCACTTTGCATCCGCATGTCCTAAAGTCCGATCAGGTGGATGCGAAAGAATTTTTGAGAAGCGAGTGGATATCTGCGCAGTAGCTCCACCCTCTGGAACAATAAAGGCATCCGGTGAGTCTGTTCCATTTTGTTTCGATTCCGGTGCAGAATGCTCACTGGTCAAGGAAAGTGTCGCCCATaaatttaaagggaaaagagtTAATAATGTTGTAAAACTCAATGGCATAAGTAACGATGCAATTTATAGCACTCAACAAGTTTtatgtaatataaatattgaacaATACTGTTTTGAGATTTTGTTACACGTAATTTTAGACAAGTATTTGAAATACGATGTGTTAGTTGGTCGAGAGATTCTTAGCCAAGGCTTTGGCGTGATGATAGACGCtgataaatttcaaatttataaaacgaAAATGATAGATAAGGTGATTACGAGGATATTATAA